A genome region from Erigeron canadensis isolate Cc75 chromosome 3, C_canadensis_v1, whole genome shotgun sequence includes the following:
- the LOC122592991 gene encoding probable amino acid permease 7: MAEQKQFHSPLLQHAHSSSSSSDEESHTTHRTGTIWTAIAHIITGVMGAGVLSLGWSLAQLGWMFGPPAIVIFALVTAVSTSILSDCYRSPHSEHGPDTNASFFQAVSYYLGEKSQRICAVLLNESLYGNTVAYTIATATSMRAILKSNCYHDKGHDADCKYPDSLYMMLFGLVQIFMSQIPNFHDMAWLSIVAAIMSFAYSTIGLGLGLANVIVNGEIKGSIGGAPAASAADKVWLVFQGLGDIAFAYPYSIILLEIQDTLKPPSVTKTMKEASRSAIVITTVFYLLCGCFGYAAFGNNTPGNLLTGFGFYEPYWLVDLANACVILHLVGGYQVFSQPIFTSIETWFSDRYPDSHFVNGSYSLKVPLLITFQLNLFRLCYRTLYVVSTTGIAMLFPYFNQVLGVLGALNFWPLVVYFPVEMYFVQKKIAPWTKRWVALRTFSFGCFLVSAVGFIGSLEGLVTAKLS, translated from the exons ATGGCTGAACAGAAACAATTTCACTCTCCGTTACTTCAACACGCacattcatcatcatcgtcatctgaTGAAGAATCACACACCACTCACAGAACTG GGACGATATGGACTGCTATAGCGCATATAATAACAGGAGTGATGGGAGCAGGAGTTTTGTCTCTTGGATGGAGTTTAGCACAGCTCGGATGGATGTTTGGACCTCCTGCGATAGTAATTTTTGCTTTGGTTACTGCAGTTTCGACGTCTATATTGTCAGATTGTTATCGGTCTCCTCATTCTGAGCATGGGCCAGATACGAATGCTTCTTTTTTTCAAGCGGTTAGCTATTATTTAG GGGAGAAAAGCCAGAGGATTTGTGCAGTGTTATTGAATGAGAGTTTATATGGTAATACTGTTGCTTACACTATTGCAACTGCTACCAGCATGAG GGCGATACTGAAATCGAATTGTTATCATGACAAAGGGCATGATGCAGATTGTAAGTATCCAGACAGCCTCTATATGATGCTGTTTGGACTTGTGCAGATTTTCATGTCTCAAATACCAAATTTCCATGACATGGCATGGTTGTCCATTGTTGCTGCTATCATGTCATTTGCTTACTCTACCATTGGTCTGGGGCTTGGTCTTGCCAATGTTATCG TAAATGGGGAGATTAAGGGGAGCATTGGAGGAGCACCAGCAGCTTCTGCAGCTGATAAAGTGTGGCTAGTTTTTCAGGGTCTCGGAGACATAGCTTTTGCTTATCCATACTCAATAATTCTCCTAGAAATTCAG GATACATTGAAACCACCATCTGTAACCAAAACCATGAAGGAAGCTTCAAGGTCTGCAATAGTTATTACCACCGTCTTCTATCTATTGTGTGGGTGTTTTGGTTATGCAGCTTTCGGTAACAACACACCTGGAAATCTCCTGACTGGATTCGGGTTCTATGAGCCCTATTGGCTTGTTGACTTAGCCAATGCCTGCGTCATTCTTCATCTTGTTGGAGGATATCAG GTCTTCAGCCAGCCGATATTTACAAGTATTGAGACATGGTTTTCTGACAGATACCCAGACAGTCATTTTGTGAACGGGTCTTACAGTTTGAAGGTACCATTATTGATAACATTTCAATTGAATCTCTTCAGGCTATGTTACAGAACACTATATGTTGTGTCCACCACTGGTATCGCGATGCTGTTCCCATATTTCAACCAAGTTTTGGGAGTGTTAGGGGCTTTAAACTTCTGGCCACTAGTCGTGTATTTCCCAGTGGAGATGTACTTTGTCCAAAAGAAGATCGCACCTTGGACAAAAAGATGGGTTGCTCTTAGAACCTTTAGCTTTGGTTGCTTTCTTGTATCTGCCGTGGGATTCATTGGATCCCTTGAAGGACTTGTAACTGCGAAGTTGAGCTAA
- the LOC122593130 gene encoding cytochrome c oxidase assembly protein COX15: MLESRLISIIIRKNKSINQFKSSYSYSSSSSLRNSNHNAGHTHRFNFQNYYSKNPCRHFSNPPTARSCFVRSFHNLNKGSFKPTYRYMSTVAATASKENKEALKLLVTAGPHAQKAIGIWLFASAAWVFSMVVLGGVTRLTRSGLSMTDWKFTGTLPPLSEEDWLIEFEKYKRSPEFKRVNRGMGIDDFKFIYWMEYAHRMWGRALGIMFALPFSYFIRKGYINLRLGARLAGLFALGGGQGMIGWWMVKSGLEEPPSEYSQPRVSPYRLAAHLTSAFAIYCGLFWTALSVVMPEPPTESMTWVKGAAKVRRLALPVGILVGITAVSGAFVAGNDAGHAFNTFPKMGDSWIPEDVLSMKPLLRNFFENTATVQLDHRILATATLASIAGLWLSTRKLELHPAIRSLIGSTLGMAALQVTLGVSTLLSYVPVSLGTAHQAGALTLLTFMLLLNHTVRRPSPMLLKSLPAVAKTM; encoded by the exons atgttggaaagCAGATTGATTTcgattattataagaaaaaacaaatccatcaatcaatttaaatcttcttattcttattcatcttcatcatcattaaGAAATAGTAATCATAATGCTGGTCATACTCACCGATTCAATTTCCAAAATTATTACTCAAAGAATCCTTGTAGACATTTTTCAAACCCCCCAACCGCCAGAAGCTGTTTCGTTCGATCCTTTCATAATCTTAACAAG GGGTCCTTTAAGCCAACCTATAGATATATGTCAACTGTAGCTGCAACTGCTTCTAAAGAAAACAAGGAGGCATTGAAGCTTCTTGTTACTGCTGGACCTCATGCCCAGAAAGCAATAGGAATCTGGCTTTTTGCATCTGCTGCATGGGTGTTTAGTATGGTTGTTCTTGGTGGTGTCACACGACTCACCCGCTCTGGTCTTTCAATGACGGACTGGAAGTTTACTGGCACCCTTCCTCCCCTATCAGAAGAAGATTGGTTGATTGAGTTTGAGAAATATAAACGATCCCCTGAGTTCAAGCG TGTGAACAGAGGAATGggtattgatgattttaaattCATCTACTGGATGGAATATGCACACCGGATGTGGGGAAGGGCATTAGGAATCATGTTTGCCCTtccattttcatattttattcgAAAAGGTTATATTAATCTACGGCTTGGAGCTAGACTCGCTGGTCTGTTTGCTCTTGGTGGTGGTCAAGGGATGATCGGCTGGTGGATGGTTAAAAGTGGTTTGGAA GAACCACCCTCAGAGTATTCTCAACCAAGAGTAAGCCCATACCGTCTTGCTGCTCACCTAACTTCAGCTTTTGCAATATATTGTGGGCTCTTCTGGACTGCTCTTTCTGTAGTCATGCCTGAACCTCCTACTGAGTCAATGACTTGGGTTAAAGGGGCTGCAAAAGTCCGAAGGCTTGCTCTTCCTGTTGGTATTCTTGTTGGTATAACTGCAGTTTCAGGAGCCTTTGTTGCAGGAAATGATGCG GGACATGCATTTAATACATTTCCAAAGATGGGTGATTCATGGATCCCAGAAGATGTTTTGAGTATGAAGCCACTTCTCCGAAACTTCTTTGAGAACACAGCAACTGTGCAG CTTGATCATCGTATACTTGCAACTGCCACCTTAGCATCTATTGCTGGTCTATGGTTGTCAACAAGAAAACTTGAACTACATCCAGCTATTCGTTCTTTGATCGGAAGCACATTGGGGATGGCTGCTTTACAG GTGACTTTGGGCGTATCAACTCTTTTATCTTATGTACCGGTTTCACTTGGCACCGCCCACCAAGCCGGGGCTTTGACTCTTTTGACTTTTATGCTTCTACTTAATCACACTGTACGCCGACCATCACCAATGCTTCTCAAATCACTTCCCGCAGTTGCAAAAACAATGTGA